In the Mastomys coucha isolate ucsf_1 unplaced genomic scaffold, UCSF_Mcou_1 pScaffold18, whole genome shotgun sequence genome, one interval contains:
- the Fam43b gene encoding protein FAM43B isoform X1, producing MLPWRRNKFVLVEDEAKRKAKSLNPGLAYTSLLSSFLRSCPDLLPDWPLERLGRVFRSRRQKVELNKEDPTYTVWYLGNAVTLHAKGDGCTDDAVGRIWARCGPGGGTKMKLTLGPHGIRMQPSERGSGGSGGRRPAHAYLLPRITYCAADGRHPRVFTWVYRHQARHKAVVLRCHAVLLARAHKARSLARLLHQTALAAFSDFKRLQRQSDARHVRQQHLRAGGAAASVPRAPLRRLLNAKCAYRPPPGERGRGAPRLSSIQEEDEEEDAEEEEDARDSEGGALQRERPEVLSLARELRTCSLRGAPAPPPPAQPRRWKAGSRERAGQAR from the coding sequence ATGCTGCCCTGGAGACGGAACAAATTCGTGCTAGTGGAGGACGAGGCCAAGCGCAAGGCGAAGAGCTTGAACCCCGGGCTCGCCTACACGTCGCTGCTCTCCAGCTTTCTGCGCTCCTGCCCGGACCTGCTACCGGACTGGCCGCTGGAGCGTCTGGGCCGCGTGTTCCGCAGCCGGCGCCAGAAAGTGGAGCTTAACAAGGAGGACCCCACCTACACCGTGTGGTACCTGGGCAACGCCGTCACCCTGCACGCCAAGGGCGACGGCTGCACCGACGACGCTGTGGGCAGGATCTGGGCGCGCTGCGGGCCGGGAGGGGGCACGAAGATGAAACTGACCCTGGGTCCGCACGGCATCCGCATGCAGCCGAGCGAGCGCGGCTCCGGGGGTTCGGGGGGCCGCAGGCCGGCGCACGCCTACCTGCTGCCGCGCATCACCTACTGCGCGGCGGATGGGCGCCACCCGCGAGTCTTCACCTGGGTCTACCGCCACCAGGCGCGCCACAAGGCCGTGGTCCTGCGCTGCCACGCCGTGCTGCTGGCGCGGGCGCACAAGGCGCGCTCCCTGGCCCGCCTGCTCCACCAGACTGCGCTGGCGGCCTTCAGCGACTTCAAGCGGCTGCAGCGCCAGAGCGACGCGCGCCACGTGCGCCAGCAGCATCTCCGCGCAGGGGGCGCCGCCGCCTCGGTACCCCGGGCTCCACTGCGCCGGCTGCTTAACGCCAAGTGCGCTTACCGGCCTCCGCCGGGCGAGCGCGGTCGCGGGGCTCCGCGGCTCAGCAGCATccaggaggaggacgaggaggaggatgcggaggaggaggaggacgccCGGGATAGCGAGGGAGGAGCCCTGCAGCGCGAACGGCCCGAGGTACTCAGCCTGGCCCGGGAGCTGAGGACGTGCAGCCTGCGGG
- the Fam43b gene encoding protein FAM43B isoform X2, translating into MLPWRRNKFVLVEDEAKRKAKSLNPGLAYTSLLSSFLRSCPDLLPDWPLERLGRVFRSRRQKVELNKEDPTYTVWYLGNAVTLHAKGDGCTDDAVGRIWARCGPGGGTKMKLTLGPHGIRMQPSERGSGGSGGRRPAHAYLLPRITYCAADGRHPRVFTWVYRHQARHKAVVLRCHAVLLARAHKARSLARLLHQTALAAFSDFKRLQRQSDARHVRQQHLRAGGAAASVPRAPLRRLLNAKCAYRPPPGERGRGAPRLSSIQEEDEEEDAEEEEDARDSEGGALQRERPEDSAHPLCRQRTGLP; encoded by the coding sequence ATGCTGCCCTGGAGACGGAACAAATTCGTGCTAGTGGAGGACGAGGCCAAGCGCAAGGCGAAGAGCTTGAACCCCGGGCTCGCCTACACGTCGCTGCTCTCCAGCTTTCTGCGCTCCTGCCCGGACCTGCTACCGGACTGGCCGCTGGAGCGTCTGGGCCGCGTGTTCCGCAGCCGGCGCCAGAAAGTGGAGCTTAACAAGGAGGACCCCACCTACACCGTGTGGTACCTGGGCAACGCCGTCACCCTGCACGCCAAGGGCGACGGCTGCACCGACGACGCTGTGGGCAGGATCTGGGCGCGCTGCGGGCCGGGAGGGGGCACGAAGATGAAACTGACCCTGGGTCCGCACGGCATCCGCATGCAGCCGAGCGAGCGCGGCTCCGGGGGTTCGGGGGGCCGCAGGCCGGCGCACGCCTACCTGCTGCCGCGCATCACCTACTGCGCGGCGGATGGGCGCCACCCGCGAGTCTTCACCTGGGTCTACCGCCACCAGGCGCGCCACAAGGCCGTGGTCCTGCGCTGCCACGCCGTGCTGCTGGCGCGGGCGCACAAGGCGCGCTCCCTGGCCCGCCTGCTCCACCAGACTGCGCTGGCGGCCTTCAGCGACTTCAAGCGGCTGCAGCGCCAGAGCGACGCGCGCCACGTGCGCCAGCAGCATCTCCGCGCAGGGGGCGCCGCCGCCTCGGTACCCCGGGCTCCACTGCGCCGGCTGCTTAACGCCAAGTGCGCTTACCGGCCTCCGCCGGGCGAGCGCGGTCGCGGGGCTCCGCGGCTCAGCAGCATccaggaggaggacgaggaggaggatgcggaggaggaggaggacgccCGGGATAGCGAGGGAGGAGCCCTGCAGCGCGAACGGCCCGAG